In Ignavibacteriales bacterium, the following are encoded in one genomic region:
- a CDS encoding xanthine dehydrogenase family protein molybdopterin-binding subunit, with protein sequence MKNNFSILGKPIVRQDGLEKVTGKAKFGNDYNFPGQLYGVMVRIPVAHAKIKSIDYSGLQNNPAIKTICDASDIPGEKNVGPTKKDQPIFSSDKIVTPGDVVAMLVGENEEELLKLRHLVKIDYESLLVLTDPTKAMDEDAILIHPEFPNNEIIHHPLRKGNIEKGFSESDFIIEQTYSTQLVEHAYIEPEVVIAIPLEGNKGIKIIGSIQNPHTTRKIVAMALNWQLTKVRVIQAELGGSFGGKDDTMNILSARAAVAAIKTGKPVKIRYRREESILESYKRHPYIMNYKVGVAADGKIKAMKINIIADGGAYASMSPFVTWRTVVQATGPYEIENVWTDVRAVYTNNPYTGAMRGFGSPQPIFAQESLMDDLAIKLGITPEDIRRINGLKIGSITATGQKLENHDINLIKVMETAIEQTDYTKKWLENSFFNQSLRIEERFKVVKDLNIDEVILEEKDFIAPDNLFKKGIGLAVSFRGCSLGAEGIDAAAAYLSVQSDGSVYLLSGLAENGQGLRTTFSIIAAEALGISVENIFYLELDTGIIPDSGPTVASRSTLMGGGAVKSAAEIIRERFKSLLIEEWKLAESDDLIFENNLVYIKENSETQISFSELCSLASKKGISLAAIGWYEGPKVGWDEETGQGDAYFTYVYGCQVAEVTVNVGTGEVYLDKVTAVHDPGKVINLLGAKGQVYGGVTQGAGYALWEEVSSHEGFIRELNFDQYLIPTSKDVGEIIPVFVEGEDNFGAWGGKSLGEPTLELTSAAIVNAIRNATGKRYFQLPLNLEEIILRRKLHPEDLKRGSTK encoded by the coding sequence ATGAAAAACAATTTCTCTATACTCGGTAAACCAATAGTCCGGCAGGATGGATTGGAAAAAGTAACTGGCAAAGCTAAGTTTGGCAATGATTATAATTTCCCGGGACAGCTTTATGGGGTAATGGTCCGCATCCCTGTGGCTCATGCAAAAATCAAATCGATTGATTACTCCGGTTTGCAAAACAATCCTGCTATTAAAACCATCTGCGATGCAAGCGATATTCCAGGAGAGAAAAACGTAGGACCAACAAAAAAAGATCAACCAATTTTTTCGTCTGATAAAATCGTTACTCCAGGTGATGTTGTTGCAATGTTGGTTGGCGAAAATGAAGAAGAGCTTCTAAAGCTTCGCCACCTTGTAAAAATTGACTATGAATCGCTTCTGGTTCTTACCGATCCAACAAAAGCTATGGACGAAGATGCAATTCTTATTCATCCGGAATTTCCTAACAATGAAATCATCCATCATCCATTGCGCAAAGGAAATATAGAAAAAGGTTTTTCTGAGAGCGATTTTATAATTGAACAGACTTACTCAACTCAACTTGTAGAGCACGCGTATATCGAACCGGAAGTAGTTATTGCAATTCCTCTTGAAGGAAATAAGGGAATTAAAATTATCGGAAGCATCCAGAATCCGCACACAACAAGAAAAATTGTAGCAATGGCTTTAAACTGGCAGCTTACAAAAGTGCGCGTAATTCAGGCAGAACTTGGCGGATCTTTTGGTGGAAAAGATGATACAATGAATATACTTTCTGCACGTGCAGCGGTTGCTGCAATTAAAACTGGTAAGCCAGTTAAGATTCGTTACCGGAGAGAAGAATCCATCCTCGAATCGTACAAACGCCATCCATATATTATGAACTACAAAGTTGGCGTTGCTGCTGATGGAAAGATTAAAGCAATGAAAATAAATATCATTGCAGATGGAGGAGCTTATGCTTCAATGAGCCCGTTCGTTACCTGGCGCACTGTTGTTCAGGCTACTGGTCCTTACGAGATAGAAAATGTTTGGACTGACGTGCGGGCAGTTTATACAAATAATCCTTATACCGGAGCAATGCGCGGGTTTGGCTCACCTCAACCAATCTTTGCACAGGAATCGCTGATGGATGATCTGGCAATTAAACTTGGAATTACTCCAGAGGATATCCGGCGCATAAATGGATTAAAGATAGGATCGATAACTGCAACTGGGCAAAAATTAGAGAATCATGATATTAATCTTATTAAAGTAATGGAAACCGCAATTGAGCAAACTGATTATACTAAGAAATGGCTGGAAAATAGTTTCTTCAATCAGTCACTCAGAATTGAAGAACGATTCAAAGTAGTAAAGGATTTAAACATTGATGAAGTTATTCTGGAAGAAAAAGATTTTATTGCTCCGGATAATTTGTTCAAGAAAGGAATCGGTTTAGCAGTTAGTTTCCGCGGATGCTCTCTTGGAGCAGAAGGAATAGATGCCGCTGCGGCTTATCTTTCAGTTCAATCCGATGGTTCGGTTTATCTTCTTTCTGGCTTAGCCGAAAATGGACAAGGATTAAGAACCACTTTTTCAATCATTGCGGCAGAAGCGCTTGGAATATCTGTTGAAAATATTTTTTATTTAGAATTGGATACTGGAATTATTCCGGATAGTGGTCCAACCGTTGCTTCACGTTCTACGCTTATGGGCGGTGGTGCTGTTAAATCAGCAGCAGAAATTATCCGCGAAAGATTTAAATCGCTGTTAATAGAAGAATGGAAATTAGCGGAAAGCGATGATCTAATATTTGAAAATAATCTGGTTTACATTAAAGAAAATTCTGAAACGCAAATTTCATTTTCTGAACTTTGTTCACTTGCGAGTAAAAAAGGAATAAGCCTGGCAGCAATAGGCTGGTATGAAGGACCAAAAGTTGGCTGGGATGAAGAAACTGGGCAAGGTGATGCCTACTTTACTTATGTTTACGGCTGCCAGGTTGCAGAAGTAACTGTTAACGTTGGAACCGGCGAAGTATATTTAGATAAAGTTACTGCTGTTCACGATCCTGGGAAAGTAATTAATCTGCTTGGTGCAAAAGGACAGGTTTACGGTGGTGTTACCCAGGGAGCCGGATATGCTTTGTGGGAGGAAGTCAGCAGTCACGAAGGATTTATAAGGGAACTGAATTTCGATCAATATTTAATTCCAACCAGCAAAGATGTTGGAGAAATTATTCCCGTCTTTGTAGAAGGAGAAGATAATTTTGGTGCATGGGGCGGAAAATCTCTTGGTGAACCAACGCTCGAATTAACCTCTGCGGCAATTGTAAATGCAATCCGTAATGCTACTGGCAAAAGATATTTTCAACTTCCACTTAATCTGGAAGAAATTATTTTACGGAGAAAGTTGCATCCGGAAGATTTGAAAAGAGGGAGCACAAAATGA
- a CDS encoding AbiEi antitoxin N-terminal domain-containing protein, translated as MNQLINNCTKGTVGLREYLASKGFQKKLLRKYVSGTRLESLDYGAYKLANDEIDWYGAPNTLQKQNRLLYILVVRQH; from the coding sequence ATAAACCAACTAATAAATAACTGTACAAAGGGAACAGTTGGATTAAGAGAATACCTGGCTTCCAAAGGATTTCAAAAAAAATTATTACGAAAATATGTGAGCGGAACCCGGCTTGAAAGTTTAGATTACGGTGCTTACAAATTAGCTAATGATGAGATAGATTGGTATGGAGCACCAAACACTTTACAAAAGCAAAATAGGTTGCTGTACATCCTGGTGGTAAGACAGCATTAG